The Natrinema caseinilyticum genomic sequence AGCGACGATATCCGGCTCGCGGCGACGCGATTCGACGGTCCGACGATCGCCTACGCGACCGACGTCTGTGCAAGCGGCGGCTACTGGATCGCCAGCGGCTGTGACGAACTCTGGGCCCGTGAGGGGAGCATCGTCGGGTCCATCGGCGTCATCGGCTCGCGGATCAACGCGAGCGACTTCGCCGAGAAGGTCGGCCTCTCCTACGAGCGGTTCGCTGCCGGCGAGTACAAAGACGCCGGCACCGCGCTCAAGGAGATCGACGAGGACGAACGCGCGTACCTCCAGGGGCTGATCGACGACTACTACGACACCTTCGTCGAGCGAGTCAGCGACGGACGAGACCTTGAGCCCGAATTCGTCCGGGACACCGAGGCACGGATCTACCTCGGCGAGCAGGCTTTCGATCTCGACCTCGTCGATCGCCTCGGCACTCGCCGAGACGTCGAGGACGAGTTGGCCGACCGTCTCGACGTCGACGAAGTGACGGTCGAGGAGTTCGAACCCGAGCGACCGCTGATGGCTCGCATCGGTGCCGGTGCCCAGGCAGTCGCGTACGCGTTCGGTGCCGGTATCGCGGGCTTCGCCGACGATCGCGGGTTCCGGCTGCGAAGCTGAGCCGATC encodes the following:
- the sppA gene encoding signal peptide peptidase SppA; the encoded protein is MVSSEDIGRLVIVVVGALAFAAIGVVLFVIVPSTVAQLLGVVLALGIALVGVRLSGNVARSVFPGYDVAEVAVEGPITRDGGGGRFPPTPRATPADDIVDQIDRANDDDNARALLLKLNTPGGEVVPSDDIRLAATRFDGPTIAYATDVCASGGYWIASGCDELWAREGSIVGSIGVIGSRINASDFAEKVGLSYERFAAGEYKDAGTALKEIDEDERAYLQGLIDDYYDTFVERVSDGRDLEPEFVRDTEARIYLGEQAFDLDLVDRLGTRRDVEDELADRLDVDEVTVEEFEPERPLMARIGAGAQAVAYAFGAGIAGFADDRGFRLRS